From the Anguilla anguilla isolate fAngAng1 chromosome 8, fAngAng1.pri, whole genome shotgun sequence genome, one window contains:
- the LOC118234127 gene encoding trichohyalin-like isoform X8 — protein sequence MGGGYSVTVKNKTPYTWHYSDEERGRLSAWESKQFKEGVFNESKLYLTYGDQREVSLSLHTGGGRDTTFTIKESWDRSLFELHCSVCGEVRTCPNYAKIEEDRIRQQQQEEQRRQEALKRQQEEQRRQEALKRQQEEQRRQEALKRQQEEQRRQEALKRLQEEQKRQEALKRQQEEQKRQEALKRQQEEQKRWEALKRQQEEQKLWEALKRLLEEHKRQKEEQKRQEALKRQQEEQRRQEALKRQQEEQRRQEALKRQQEEQRRQEALKRQQEEQRRQEALKRQQEEQRRQEALKRLQEEQKRQEALKRQQEEQKRQEALKRQQEEQKRWEALKRQQEEQKLREALKRLLEEHKRQKEEQKRQEALKRQQEEQKRQEALKRQQEEQKRWEALKRLLQEQKRQQEEQKRQEALKRQEEQKRQEALKRQQEEQKRNEELRRQEELRRLKRQEQEKRIEEQINRENETARRKLSEAWSKINLNLSQGEQERHHQHTHVVQQVIDDHFAAIEWDESEGLFQKYERQNPRSATSP from the exons ATGGGGGGCGGGTACTCGGTCACCGTGAAGAACAAGACCCCGTACACTTGGCATTACTCAGATGAG gaaAGGGGCAGACTGAGTGCCTGGGAATCTAAACAGTTTAAGGAGGGCGTATTCAATGAATCAAAGCTATATCTGACATATGGAGATCAGAGAGAAGTGTCTTTATCTCTGCATACTGGAGGCGGCCGCGACACCACATTCACCATAAAAGAAAGCTGGGACCGATCTCTATTTGAGCTGCATTGTAGTGTATGTGGTGAAGTTAGGACTTGCCCCAACTATG CAAAAATTGAGGAAGACCGCATTCGCCAACAGCAacaagaggaacagagacgtcAGGAGGCACTAAAAAGACAACAAGAAGAACAGAGACGTCAGGAGGCACTAAAAAGACAACAAGAGGAACAAAGACGTCAGGAGGCACTAAAAAGACAacaagaggaacagagacgtcAGGAGGCACTGAAAAGACTACAAGAGGAACAGAAACGTCAGGAGGCACTAAAAAGACAACAAGAGGAACAGAAACGTCAGGAGGCACTGAAAAGACAACAAGAGGAACAGAAACGTTGGGAGGCACTGAAAAGACAACAAGAGGAACAGAAACTATGGGAGGCACTGAAAAGACTACTAGAGGAACACAAACGACAAAAAGAGGAACAGAAACGTCAGGAGGCACTAAAAAGACAacaagaggaacagagacgtcAGGAGGCACTAAAAAGACAACAAGAAGAACAGAGACGTCAGGAGGCACTAAAAAGACAacaagaggaacagagacgtcAGGAGGCACTAAAAAGACAACAAGAGGAACAAAGACGTCAGGAGGCACTAAAAAGACAacaagaggaacagagacgtcAGGAGGCACTGAAAAGACTACAAGAGGAACAGAAACGTCAGGAGGCACTAAAAAGACAACAAGAGGAACAGAAACGTCAGGAGGCACTGAAAAGACAACAAGAGGAACAGAAACGTTGGGAGGCACTGAAAAGACAACAAGAGGAACAGAAACTACGGGAGGCACTGAAAAGACTACTAGAGGAACACAAACGACAAAAAGAGGAACAGAAACGTCAGGAGGCACTAAAAAGACAACAAGAGGAACAGAAACGTCAGGAGGCACTAAAAAGACAACAAGAGGAACAGAAACGATGGGAGGCACTGAAAAGACTACTACAGGAACAAAAACGACAGCAAGAGGAACAGAAACGTCAGGAGGCACTAAAAAGACAAGAGGAACAGAAACGTCAGGAGGCACTAAAAAGACAACAAGAGGAACAGAAACGAAATGAAGAGTTGCGCAGACAAGAGGAACTGCGGCGTTTAAAAAGACAGGAGCAGGAAAAGAGGATTGAGGAACAAATCAACAGAGAAAACGAGACCGCAAGAAGGAAGCTGTCAGAAGCATGGTCAAAGATAAATCTGAATCTAAGTCAAGGGGAGCAAGAGAGACATCATCAGCACACCCACGTGGTACAGCAAGTAATAGATGACCATTTCGCTGCTATAGAGTGGGATGAG TCAGAGGGGCTTTTTCAGAAGTATGAAAGACAGAATCCAAGGAGTGCAACGTCCCCATGA
- the LOC118234127 gene encoding uncharacterized protein LOC118234127 isoform X3 produces the protein MGGGYSVTVKNKTPYTWHYSDEERGRLSAWESKQFKEGVFNESKLYLTYGDQREVSLSLHTGGGRDTTFTIKESWDRSLFELHCSVCGEVRTCPNYAKIEEDRIRQQQQEEQRRQEALKRQQEEQRRQEALKRQQEEQRRQEALKRQQEEQRRQEALKRLQEEQKRQEALKRQQEEQKRQEALKRQQEEQKRWEALKRQQEEQKLWEALKRLLEEHKRQKEEQKRQEALKRQQEEQRRQEALKRQQEEQRRQEALKRQQEEQRRQEALKRQQEEQRRQEALKRQQEEQRRQEALKRLQEEQKRQEALKRQQEEQKRQEALKRQQEEQKRWEALKRQQEEQKLREALKRLLEEHKRQKEEQKRQEALKRQQEEQKRQEALKRQQEEQKRWEALKRLLQEQKRQQEEQKRQEALKRQEEQKRQEALKRQQEEQKRNEELRRQEELRRLKRQEQEKRIEEQINRENETARRKLSEAWSKINLNLSQGEQERHHQHTHVVQQVIDDHFAAIEWDESTEIEKRFNDLLLENQITENERSANAPLEDRMRNLQTELTVQFCQEHGLSNWPVLNLEAALQCTELSLTERFSLLKAMTQVHLEDNQETESETMHYLNWDNNYSLFLFLMEKLSDVNNTLASKLILTFLDLFPDLSQISKNHLSQILFSGIWTTVEIMFFLRGVSSRMNQNTTESVLHKVQTYRLGLLLTLSALRDKNPCETLQGIVEGETDKDIDSILSEMQDANYPDKFVSVIEQVLRQVAEELSEYPAAHLWKNVSVAKKIQKKIGEVEHNIKLLSFTRIDISTLKDVLIGISMAVNECSTAETRGGEKIEGYLPRITQLASLLMLLLQSTEDKGCLLEIGTGEGKSCILAMFAVIQAIRGAKVDIVTSSPVLARRDQEEWRKLYDMFGVSSSVVPPPPSASKSHEKRLQDAYLNQIVYGTVSDFAADTLRQEFERQITRGEREFDLVIVDEVDYMTLDSGVQVTFLSHEASGMRHVEQVLASIWSMLCPCRPIEMEETGETEWITGIQLFHKAAKMAVMGSEASEHFSDFDILLPGIQLGFYTQEDINQLMQSETEVQKEGKANDFQDDNWKAIEKFMTNIGVEEQHDLLCIFETALEQTVSINCYRATNNKAALLHNKKMDRDMNIKMLLLENGQASEIMSEKSLIEASVQELKSKIKYSDACTPNSKDTKSFIVIPSFLKQYLENRLPVFVGNALKAIVMTQGREYMIDVSSSASMPSNVSESDRHLYHSIIPVDYQASGVLEKNKRWGDGLQQFLEMKHQLAMSSLSIVTNYMSNMQFFKRYLNGSGIFGVSGTLGGDPDKDFLKRHYKTDSYVIPAHRYNKVVELPTQQISGDYSDWVKAVRETTWAAADRGQVVLVVCEDVKTAVELQKEVESECRSITMYTISERDYIEETTFKKGSIIIATNLGGRGTDIKVDNEVNQCGGLFVLLTHFPSNRRVEKQVFGRTARKGNPGMVQMILHHDHLAPAYQGQPVEVMRQLREVYEVQRISDMESNELLENEMKEELFATFCKFLKEFDANYTEQERDNLLSMKTNNVVDTIKHQGNKLDYKPALNALKESWALWLTLNENNIEQQKNFSDLEADLFGKLTSTSSMLLQGQSHTFYDYLKQAVIRTDLHCRRKTKCDYGAKDCWQKVAECDPFYRAVALYNQAYITINLAKKDYKAEAIKLLEESKETVDVYISETSNTAVAGQMAMRGNFEPHHDGACNFQSQMQARMDIFKTWREYIDNALEKLKEVERSNADAITEETSVYSLSDEKDFVTTNELMAMYEYGLGIVFEIKQKPRFNVDALICFLLGAAQVLAGVLVCAASFGSASQFGLGLISEGVSDMISGVVGMKTGVFSWASWAISKSISIGISLLTAGFGTIKSAVKSVYSTTKGLLNGTKTLSSVAQGVIKSGKATLLSIKGAAMSAVSSVSRSSLRMGTDVVVKQTLIHACKFAGQEIVKQATIYTLHYAVDAGLTAALKNIVDSAFRKSFKDEIKRNGDLNHTLTRFICLYVPKSAPMRQHMDFKIDKHCEREMKKMVKLMAEGVIPSLMTDCTTVHEVIDRLSEVSGKATELLDKARVPGKVQAAINAGLVIAKHSTVLIQILESVPTRTVVNEKIVPKLIQQLNEQLVKSYEHDDRHDLSDVKRLKGELLELISDTMYEAFSEACATHTTTFMKGIFRKKISKAAEAIGNASSNIFGRYKTQDFFQEQQQRYNMKRYGKILTENLSEAETQVLQDYISNISSTDRPASELHLYVLTKSDLLQGKGIKVITFNKDGQPIYENTFPGNDHSAGFITLKLSRKPEDSESQRGFFRSMKDRIQGVQRPHEGHYSIIHPDGSESPVISNGQDCLFHAVIQATTTGQEQDIQQRAALLRDRVQSELNQNLPRYAGLVRCQKSYEEWQKTPGQYSVIGGGLKRQKTDNKINDEDYKNTISVMKAHEYSPGTSEYDVAVLYHLGYVGTYEDLKNTIESGRKIVEKDHFIPNGTLAIARTKKEALKKLKNSERTEHSKLYTLVTKEDKNGNLHLAMQVLYQDHRIALTTANSRGAPECRALLADTLLRGDGETLLKQAMIMANPISSQKLKRQAGIQICSFQGGLRSLTEEGTNCYYKTGYMKLISEYQKMGIIDQNAEGRLKTWVKENQHLSKNTPEYDQILQRLKPLGT, from the exons ATGGGGGGCGGGTACTCGGTCACCGTGAAGAACAAGACCCCGTACACTTGGCATTACTCAGATGAG gaaAGGGGCAGACTGAGTGCCTGGGAATCTAAACAGTTTAAGGAGGGCGTATTCAATGAATCAAAGCTATATCTGACATATGGAGATCAGAGAGAAGTGTCTTTATCTCTGCATACTGGAGGCGGCCGCGACACCACATTCACCATAAAAGAAAGCTGGGACCGATCTCTATTTGAGCTGCATTGTAGTGTATGTGGTGAAGTTAGGACTTGCCCCAACTATG CAAAAATTGAGGAAGACCGCATTCGCCAACAGCAacaagaggaacagagacgtcAGGAGGCACTAAAAAGACAACAAGAAGAACAGAGACGTCAGGAGGCACTAAAAAGACAACAAGAGGAACAAAGACGTCAGGAGGCACTAAAAAGACAacaagaggaacagagacgtcAGGAGGCACTGAAAAGACTACAAGAGGAACAGAAACGTCAGGAGGCACTAAAAAGACAACAAGAGGAACAGAAACGTCAGGAGGCACTGAAAAGACAACAAGAGGAACAGAAACGTTGGGAGGCACTGAAAAGACAACAAGAGGAACAGAAACTATGGGAGGCACTGAAAAGACTACTAGAGGAACACAAACGACAAAAAGAGGAACAGAAACGTCAGGAGGCACTAAAAAGACAacaagaggaacagagacgtcAGGAGGCACTAAAAAGACAACAAGAAGAACAGAGACGTCAGGAGGCACTAAAAAGACAacaagaggaacagagacgtcAGGAGGCACTAAAAAGACAACAAGAGGAACAAAGACGTCAGGAGGCACTAAAAAGACAacaagaggaacagagacgtcAGGAGGCACTGAAAAGACTACAAGAGGAACAGAAACGTCAGGAGGCACTAAAAAGACAACAAGAGGAACAGAAACGTCAGGAGGCACTGAAAAGACAACAAGAGGAACAGAAACGTTGGGAGGCACTGAAAAGACAACAAGAGGAACAGAAACTACGGGAGGCACTGAAAAGACTACTAGAGGAACACAAACGACAAAAAGAGGAACAGAAACGTCAGGAGGCACTAAAAAGACAACAAGAGGAACAGAAACGTCAGGAGGCACTAAAAAGACAACAAGAGGAACAGAAACGATGGGAGGCACTGAAAAGACTACTACAGGAACAAAAACGACAGCAAGAGGAACAGAAACGTCAGGAGGCACTAAAAAGACAAGAGGAACAGAAACGTCAGGAGGCACTAAAAAGACAACAAGAGGAACAGAAACGAAATGAAGAGTTGCGCAGACAAGAGGAACTGCGGCGTTTAAAAAGACAGGAGCAGGAAAAGAGGATTGAGGAACAAATCAACAGAGAAAACGAGACCGCAAGAAGGAAGCTGTCAGAAGCATGGTCAAAGATAAATCTGAATCTAAGTCAAGGGGAGCAAGAGAGACATCATCAGCACACCCACGTGGTACAGCAAGTAATAGATGACCATTTCGCTGCTATAGAGTGGGATGAG TCAACTGAAATCGAGAAGAGGTTCAATGACCTGCTGTTGGAAAACCAGATCACTGAGAATGAAAGATCTGCAAATGCACCATTAGAAGACAGAATGAGAAACCTTCAGACTGAACTGACTGTTCAGTTCTGTCAAGAACATGGCCTTTCCAATTGGCCTGTGTTGAACCTGGAGGCTGCCCTTCAGTGCACAGAACTGTCACTAACTGAGAGGTTCAGCTTACTCAAGGCAATGACTCAAGTTCACCTGGAAGACAACCAAGAAACTGAGAGCGAGACTATGCACTACCTAAACTGGGATAACAACtacagtttatttctgtttttaatggaGAAGCTTAGTGATGTCAATAACACTCTGGCCAGTAAActtattttgacatttcttGACCTTTTCCCAGATCTTTCTCAGATCAGCAAAAATCACCTGAGTCAAATCCTGTTCAGTGGCATCTGGACAACTGTAGAGATCATGTTCTTTCTCAGAGGGGTCAGTAGTAGAATGAACCAGAACACCACAGAGTCAGTCCTTCATAAAGTGCAGACCTATAGACTTGgcctcctcctcactctctctgccctAAGAGATAAAAATCCATGTGAGACCCTGCAAGGGATTGTAGAGGGAGAGACTGACAAAGACATAGATTCAATTTTGAGTGAAATGCAAGATGCAAATTACCCAGACAAGTTTGTCTCAGTGATTGAGCAAGTCTTAAGACAAGTAGCAGAGGAGCTTAGTGAATACCCAGCAGCACACTTGTGGAAGAATGTTAGTGTTgccaaaaaaattcaaaaaaagatTGGAGAGGTGGAACATAATATCAAGTTGTTGAGTTTCACCAGGATTGACATCAGTACCCTCAAAGATGTCCTTATTGGCATTTCCATGGCTGTTAATGAATGTTCAACTGCTGAAACTCGGGGAGGAGAGAAAATCGAGGGATATTTACCCAGAATCACCCAGCTGGCTTCTTTACTAATGCTTCTATTACAGTCAACTGAAGATAAAGGATGCCTCCTTGAAATTGGTACTGGGGAAGGGAAATCATGCATCCTGGCTATGTTTGCAGTAATCCAGGCCATCAGAGGAGCCAAAGTTGATATTGTGACCAGTTCTCCAGTGCTTGCAAGACGTGACCAAGAGGAATGGAGAAAACTCTATGACATGTTTGGTGTCTCATCCTCTGTTGTGCCACCACCACCGAGTGCTTCTAAAAGTCACGAAAAAAGACTACAGGATGCTTACCTTAATCAAATTGTGTATGGAACTGTTAGTGACTTTGCTGCAGATACGCTGAGACAGGAATTTGAAAGACAGATCACTCGCGGGGAGAGGGAATTTGACTTGGTGATAGTAGATGAGGTAGATTATATGACCTTGGACAGTGGCGTTCAGGTGACCTTTCTTTCTCATGAGGCCAGTGGCATGAGGCATGTTGAGCAAGTCCTTGCCAGCATTTGGTCCATGCTGTGCCCCTGTCGACCCATTGAAATGGAGGAAACTGGGGAGACGGAATGGATAACTGGAATACAGCTTTTCCACAAGGCTGCAAAAATGGCTGTGATGGGTTCAGAAGCATCGGAACACTTTTCagattttgacattttgctCCCAGGGATACAGTTAGGATTTTACACGCAGGAGGACATCAATCAGTTgatgcagagtgagacagaggtACAAAAGGAAGGTAAAGCTAATGATTTTCAAGATGATAATTGGAAAGCCATTGAAAAATTCATGACAAACATTGGAGTGGAGGAACAACATGATCTGCTGTGCATTTTTGAGACTGCTTTGGAACAAACTGTTTCTATTAATTGCTATAGAGCCACAAACAATAAAGCAGCACTACTGCATAACAAGAAAATGGACAGAGATATGAACATCAAAATGCTACTTTTGGAGAATGGTCAGGCAAGTGAAATAATGTCTGAAAAATCACTCATCGAGGCATCAGTGCAAGAGTTAAAGTCTAAAATCAAATATTCTGATGCTTGCACGCCAAACTCAAAAGACACCAAAAGTTTTATTGTTATCCCCTCATTCCTTAAGCAGTACTTGGAGAATCGATTGCCAGTGTTTGTGGGTAATGCCTTGAAGGCCATTGTAATGACACAGGGCAGAGAGTATATGATTGATGTGTCATCATCTGCTTCAATGCCAAGCAATGTCAGTGAGTCTGACAGACATCTCTACCATTCCATTATCCCAGTGGACTACCAAGCCAGTGGAGTGCTGGAGAAGAACAAACGCTGGGGTGATGGCTTGCAGCAGTTTCTGGAGATGAAGCACCAGTTGGCAATGTCATCTCTGTCCATTGTTACAAATTATATGTCAAATATGCAGTTCTTCAAAAGATACCTCAATGGAAGTGGAATTTTTGGTGTTTCTGGAACATTGGGTGGGGATCCAGACAAAGATTTCTTGAAAAGGCATTACAAAACAGACAGTTATGTGATACCAGCTCATCGCTATAACAAGGTGGTTGAACTCCCTACCCAGCAGATTAGTGGTGACTACTCTGATTGGGTAAAGGCAGTCCGTGAAACTACATGGGCAGCTGCTGACAGGGGGCAAGTTGTCTTGGTGGTGTGTGAAGATGTGAAGACAGCAGTTGAGCTTCAGAAGGAAGTGGAATCTGAATGTCGATCAATCACCATGTACACAATCAGTGAAAGGGATTACATTGAAGAAACTACATTTAAGAAGGGAAGCATCATTATTGCCACTAACTTGGGAGGACGGGGCACAGACATTAAGGTAGATAATGAGGTGAATCAGTGTGGTGGACTCTTTGTCCTCCTCACACATTTTCCCAGCAACCGTAGAGTGGAGAAACAAGTGTTTGGACGTACAGCTAGGAAAGGAAACCCTGGTATGGTCCAGATGATACTCCACCATGACCATCTTGCACCGGCGTACCAAGGCCAACCGGTGGAGGTCATGAGGCAGCTAAGAGAAGTCTACGAAGTTCAGCGCATCTCTGATATGGAATCAAATGAGCTgctggaaaatgaaatgaaggaaGAACTGTTCGCCACTTTTTGTAAATTTCTTAAAGAATTTGATGCAAACTatacagagcaagagagagataaCCTGTTAAGTATGAAGACAAATAATGTGGTAGATACTATCAAACATCAAGGTAATAAACTTGATTACAAGCCTGCACTCAATGCTCTCAAAGAATCCTGGGCCTTGTGGCTGACACTTAATGAGAATAATATTGAACAGCAGAAGAATTTCTCTGACTTGGAAGCTGACTTGTTTGGAAAGTTGACCAGTACATCCAGCATGCTTTTACAGGGTCAAAGCCACACATTCTATGACTATCTCAAACAAGCTGTTATCAGAACTGACCTGCATTGTCGTAGAAAAACAAAGTGTGACTATGGAGCAAAAGACTGCTGGCAGAAAGTTGCAGAATGTGATCCATTCTACAGAGCGGTGGCACTCTACAACCAAGCCTATATCACAATAAACCTTGCGAAGAAAGACTACAAAGCAGAGGCTATTAAATTACTTGAGGAGTCAAAGGAGACTGTGGATGTCTACATTTCAGAGACATCAAATACTGCAGTTGCTGGTCAGATGGCAATGAGAGGAAACTTTGAGCCACATCATGATGGTGCTTGCAATTTTCAAAGCCAGATGCAAGCTCGGATGGATATTTTCAAAACTTGGAGAGAATACATAGACAATGCTCTGGAGAAACTTAAAGAAGTTGAGAGAAGTAACGCTGATGCCATCACTGAAGAAACATCAGTTTATTCACTTTCAGATGAGAAGGACTTTGTCACCACAAATGAGCTCATGGCCATGTATGAGTATGGCCTTGGAATTGTGTttgagataaaacaaaaaccaagattTAATGTTGatgctttgatttgttttctgcttGGCGCAGCCCAGGTTCTAGCTGGTGTTCTTGTTTGTGCAGCATCCTTTGGCTCAGCCTCTCAGTTTGGTCTTGGTCTCATCTCCGAGGGTGTCTCTGACATGATCAGTGGGGTTGTGGGTATGAAAACTGGTGTTTTCAGTTGGGCGTCCTGGGCCATTTCCAAAAGCATCAGCATCGGAATATCATTGCTAACTGCTGGATTTGGAACAATCAAGAGCGCTGTCAAGTCTGTATACAGTACCACAAAAGGCTTACTAAATGGAACAAAGACCCTGTCCTCTGTTGCTCAAGGTGTCATCAAATCAGGGAAAGCCACATTGCTGTCGATAAAAGGTGCTGCCATGTCAGCAGTCTCTTCAGTGTCTAGAAGCTCATTGAGGATGGGTACAGATGTCGTGGTAAAACAGACTTTAATACATGCTTGCAAATTTGCTGGGCAGGAAATTGTTAAGCAGGCAACAATATACACATTGCACTACGCAGTTGATGCAGGACTTACTGCTGCTCTGAAGAACATTGTGGATTCAGCTTTTAGGAAATCCTtcaaagatgaaataaaaagaaatggtgatttgaatcacactctcacacgcttTATATGCCTTTATGTTCCAAAATCTGCTCCGATGAGACAACATATGGACTTCAAGATTGACAAACATTGTgagagggaaatgaaaaaaatggttaaattaATGGCAGAAGGTGTTATTCCCAGTCTCATGACAGACTGCACCACTGTACACGAGGTTATTGACAGGCTTTCCGAGGTGAGTGGAAAAGCTACAGAACTCTTGGACAAAGCAAGAGTACCCGGCAAAGTCCAAGCAGCCATCAATGCAGGACTTGTGATAGCaaaacacagcactgtgttAATACAAATCCTGGAATCTGTCCCAACAAGAACAGTAGTTAATGAAAAGATTGTCCCCAAGTTGATACAGCAATTGAATGAGCAGCTGGTTAAGAGCTATGAGCATGATGATAGACATGATCTCTCTGATGTGAAACGCTTGAAGGGTGAGCTTTTGGAATTAATCTCAGACACCATGTATGAGGCATTCAGTGAGGCTTGTGCTACACATACAACAACATTTATGAAAGGGATTTTCCGGAAGAAGATTAGTAAGGCAGCAGAGGCTATTGGGAATGCCTCAAGCAATATATTTGGCAGATACAAAACCCAGGATTTTTTCCAGGAGCAGCAACAGAGATATAATATGAAAAGATATGGAAAGATTTTGACAGAGAATTTGTCTGAAGCCGAAACACAAGTTCTTCAAGATTATATAAGTAACATTTCCAGCACTGACCGTCCAGCTTCTGAACTACACCTCTATGTCCTCACAAAAAGTGACCTCCTTCAGGGCAAAGGTATTAAGGTCATAACGTTCAACAAAGATGGGCAACCAATCTATGAGAATACCTTCCCTGGCAATGACCATTCCGCAGGATTCATCACTCTCAAACTGTCCAGAAAGCCAGAGGATTCAGAAAG TCAGAGGGGCTTTTTCAGAAGTATGAAAGACAGAATCCAAGGAGTGCAACGTCCCCATGAAGGCCATTACAGCATCATCCACCCAGATGGCTCTGAGAGTCCTGTCATATCAAATGGTCAGGACTGCCTGTTTCATGCTGTAATCCAGGCAACAACTACAGGTCAAGAACAAGACATCCAGCAAAGAGCAGCTCTTCTGCGTGATAGAGTACAAAGCGAG CTTAACCAGAACCTTCCACGGTATGCTGGGCTGGTAAGATGCCAGAAGAGCTATGAGGAATGGCAGAAAACTCCCGGACAATACTCTGTCATAGGAGGAGGACTGAAAAGACAGAAAACCGACAATAAGATCAACGATGAAGACTATAAGAATACGATCTCTGTGATGAAAGCACATGAGTATTCTCCTGGAACATCAGAATATGACGTTGCTGTGCTTTACCACCTTGGATATGTTGGAACATATGAAGA TCTAAAGAATACAATTGAATCTGGAAGGAAAATCGTGGAGAAGGATCATTTCATTCCAAATGGCACACTTGCTATAGCTcgaacaaaaaaagaagctctAAAGAAACTTAAGAATTCAGAGCGTACAGAGCATTCAAAGCTTTATACTCTGGTGACAAAAGAGGACAAAAATGGAAATCTTCACCTGGCCATGCAGGTTCTTTACCAGGATCACCGTATTGCCTTGACAACTGCAAACAGCAGGGGCGCCCCAGAATGCAG